The nucleotide sequence CGGGACGGGCCGGGTCGGCGCCGCCGTACCCGGGCAGTGCCGCACCGCCCTGGCGGGTGCCGTCTGCAAGGCCCGCCGCCGGACGAACGCGATCCGTATGCGATGCCATGGTCATATCCTCTTGGCCATGCGCGGGTCGATGGCATCCCGCAGCCCGTCGCCCAGCATGTTGATGGCGAGTATGGTCACCGACAGGAAGATCGCGGGGAAGGCGATCAGGTAAGGCTTGATCTGCCACAGCGCCCGGCCCTCTGCCATGATGTTGCCCCACGATGGCGTGGCGGGTGGAACGCCCGCGCCGATGAAGGACAGCCCCGCCTCGGCCAGGATGGCCACGCCGCAGATATAGGTGGCCTGCACCGTCAGCGGCGCCACGGTATTGGGCAGAATGTGCCGCAGTACGACCCGCAGCCGGCTGGCGCCGGCCGCCACGGCCGCTTCCACGTAAGGCTGTTCGCGCAGGGAAAGCACTACGCCGCGCACCAGGCGCACCACGCGCGGGATTTCCGCCAGGGTGATGGCGACGATGACATTGTGCAACGAAGCCCGGCTCAGCGAGATCAGCGCGATGGCCAGGAGGATGGTGGGGATGGACATGAAACCGTCCATGATGCGCATCGCGACGGCATCGATCCATCGCACGAAACCCGCCGCCAGGCCGATGGCCACGCCGGCCACGGTCGATAGCACGGCGACGGTGAAACCGACGATGAGCGATACGCGCGCACCGTAGATGACGCGCGAGTAGACATCGCGGCCCAGCAGATCGGTACCGAACCAGAAGCGCTCGCTGGGCGGCCGGGTGCGGTTGATGGGCGACAGCGCCGTCGGATCGACGGTGTGCAACCAGGGCGCCAGCACGGCCACCAGTATCAGCAACAGCAGGAGCAGCCCGCCCACGGCAATGGTGGGATGCTCGCGCATCACCCTGAAGAACGCGCGCATCAGTATTTGATCCTTGGATCGAAGACGCGATAGAGCAGGTCCACCGCCAGGTTGATCAGGACGTACATGAAGCTGAACAGCAGAATGACGCCCTGGATGACGGGATAGTCCCGGCGCAAAATGGCGTCGACGGTAAGGCGGCCCAGGCCGGGGATGGAAAATACGGTCTCGGTGATGACGGTGCCGCTGATCAGTAGGGCAACACCGCTGCCGATGACGGTCAGGATGGGGACGGCCGCGTTTTTCAAGGCATGGCGAAACAGCAGCGTACGATCATGCACGCCCTTGGCTCGCGCGGTCCTTACATAATCCTGGGAGAGCGTCTCCAGCAGGGTGGCGCGCGTGATGCGGGTGATCAGTGCGATGTAGACGCTGCCCAACGCCAGGGCCGGCAGCACCAAGGTGTACAGCGAGGCCCACAGTCCGCGCGAGAGCGGGACGTAGCCCTGGACGGGAAACCAGCGCAGTTGCAGGCCCAACACCCAGGCCAGCAGGTAGCCGACGACGAAGGACGGCACGGAAAACCCCAGGACGGCCCCGACCATGATGCCCCGGTCCTGCCACGCATTGTGGCGCCATGCCGCCAGGGCGCCCAGCGGGACGGCGACCGCGACGGACAGGATCAGGGTCATGATCATCAAACTGAAGGTGGGCGCCAGGCGCTGGCCGATCATGTAGCTGACGGGCTGGCTGGTGAACAGCGACGTACCCAGGTCGCCATGCAGCACGCCCCATATCCAGTGGCCGAAGCGGACCAGGAATGGCTGATCCAGTCCCAGCGTTGCACGAATGCGGGCGATGTCCTGCGCGGTGGCGTCCTCGCCTGCGAGCAGCGCGGCGGGATCCCCGGGAGCCAGGTCGAGCAGCGCGAACACGAACAGCGCGACAAACAACATGACGGGCAGCGTGGCGAGCAGGCGGCGCAGGACGTACGAGAACATCGGACCTCGTCTGTGAACGTGCTCGGAAGCGTCGCGGCACGCGGGACAGCGTGCACCTTCCGGATGGAGTCGCGGGATTGGCGCGGTGCAAAAATTCTATGGGTGGGGTTGTGTGTGCAGCAATTTCAATATTCGCCAGCGGGCGTTGCCGAAATTAGAACTGGCTGGCGGGCCAGTGTTTATGCGGATCTCGGGGGAGTGCGTAGTCGCCCTGATGGGGATATCCCGGATGGGTGGGATCTTGCCGATGCCGTGTTCGATGATGGCCGTTTGTCGATGTTGTCGGTGGTCGGTTTGCTATTGCCGTCCGTCGATGCCGTTGCTGGTCGGTTTGCTATTGCCGTCCGTCGATGCCGTTGCTGGGCGGTTTGCTATTGCCGTTCCTTGATGCCGTTGCTGGTCGGTTTGCTATTGCCGTCCGGCGGGGGCGATGCCTGGCGTGTCCGGCCCGGTCGGGCGGTCCAGCGCCTTCGCGCTGGACTCCCGCTGCGTCTTCCTCGTTCGGCGGCCGAACAGGCGTTGGGGTTCTTGCGGCCTTTTTGCCCGGCCGTCCTGCCTTCGGAAGCCCGCGCGCGCCCTCCGACGGGCCGGCCCCGCCAGGCATCGCCCCCGCCGGACTCGCGGTTTGCCTACGCTACGGTTGCCGCGGCCGTCGGTTTGCTTGGCCCTTCGTCTGCTGCGGTTCTAAGTTAGGAAAGATCTTCGGTCGCCCGTCGTTTCCGAGCCGCCCTGCGCGGCCCGGAAACGCCTACGCATTCTGGCCTGCATAGGGTCGTGGCATGCGACTGGCGGGGAACTGAAGTGAGATCCCGGCCCTCGCAGAGTGGGGGTAACAAGGCGGTGTGGCGGGCCGCCAGGGTGTGTCAGTATTTTTGTGCTTGAGGCATTAAAGGCCGGTCTATAAGAGCCCCAGCCCAGTGATGATATTTCAGCGATATGGATTGGTGAAGCGCTCTGCGTAGATGATCGCAAACTGGTTCATGGCTGCCTTCCACTCGTGAGTGGAACTGCCCCAGGTGCCGGTGATATTACGTAGCACCAGCCACAGCAGCTTGGTGGCCGCCTCGTCGGAGGGGAAGTGCCCGCGCGTTTTGACCGCCCGGCGCAGCTGGGCGTTGATGCTCTCGATGGCGTTGGTGGTATAGATGATCTTGCGGATCGCCGGCGGGAAGGTAAAAAACGGGATCACGCGGTCCCAGGCGCTGCGCCAAGCCTGCGCGATCGGCGCGTAGCGCTGTCCCCACAGGCCCTGTTCGAAGCGTGCCAGCTCGGCTTGCGCGGCCTCCACCGTTGGCGCACTGTAGATGGGCCTGAGCGCAGCAGCCACGGCACGGCGCTCCTTCCAGCTGGCATAGTCCAGGCTTGAGCGCATCAAATGCACGATGCAGGTCTGCAACGTCGTGGCAGGGAATACGGCGTTTAAGGCCTGCTCCATGCCCTTCAGGCCGTCGGTGACTGCAATCAGGATGTCCTGCGTGCCACGAGTCTTGAGCTCGTTGAAGACCTTCATCCAGAATTTGGCGCCTTCGGTCTGCTCGATCCATAAGCCCAACACGTCGCGTGTGCCGTCGGCCAGGATGGCCAGGGCCAGATACACGGCCTTGTTTCTGACCACGCCGTCCTCGCGGATCTTCACCCGCAGCGCATCGAAGAACACCACCGGGTACATCGTCTCCAGCGGGCGGGTTTGCCAGGCTGTAACCTCCTCGACCACCGCATCGGTCACCGAGCTGATGAACTCTGGCGATACCTCAGTGCCGTACTGCTCCAGAAGAAACGCCTGTATCTCGCGCACTGTCATGCCGCGCGCGTACATCGCGATGATCTTGTCATCGAACCCCGTGAAGCGCCGCTCATGCTTGGGAATCAGGATCGGGGCGAAGCTGCCGTCGCGATCGCGCGGCACATCTACCGAGATGGCCCCGTCGTCGGTCAGCACGGTCTTCGAGCTCGTGCCATTGCGTCGGTTCGTTGCCGTTTCAGACCGTTGGCCCGGTGCGTAACCCAGGTGATGACCCAGCTCCGCGCCCAGTGCCCGCTCGATCAACGCCTTCTTGAACGCCATCGACAGGTCCTGCACCGCCTCGGCCGTCATCGGCCCTTTGACCAATTGCTCGACCAACTCGGCAGGAATCGCCGGCAGCTCTTTAGGGGGATTCTTCTTTCGGGTTGCCATACATGCTCCGTTTTCGACATGTTAGGCCTCAAGCACAAAATTCCTGACACTCCCGGCCGCCAGCCGGCCCGCCACACCGTAGCACCGTGCCTTGCCACGGATGCTGGCGATGGCGCGGCAGCATCTGATAAGTCGGTGCGGGAGTGTCAGGAATTTTGTGCTTGGGGCCTAACGGCCGGCGCTATCGCGACAAGGCGGCATCGCCGTATCAAGAGCGGCACCACTCCGAATCGCCGGCCGCCGCATACCGCCGCCCTATGCAGAGCCACACTGCGCAGGCGTTTCTGGGCCGCGCAGGGCGGCCCGGAAACGACGGGCGATGGAAGATCTTTCCTAACCCAAAACCACAGCCCACGAAGGGCCAAGTAAACCGACGGTCGCGGCAACCGTCGCGTGGGCAAACCGCGAGTCCGGCGGGGGCGATGCCTGGCGGGGCCGGCCCGTCGGAGGGCGCGCGCGGGCTTCCGAAGGCAGGACGGCCGGGCAAAAAAGCCGCAAGAACCCCAACGCCTGTTCGGCCGCCGAACGAGGAAGACGCAGCGGCAGTCCAGCGCGAAGGCGCTGGACCGCCCGACCGGGCCGGACACGCCAGGCATCGCCCCCGACGGACGGCAATAGCAAACCGACCCGCAACGGCATCGACGAACGGCAATAGCAAACCGACCAGCGACGGCATCGACGGACAGCATTAGCACGGCGACCACCGACCGCATCGCTGAATAACATCCCGCGATGCGCCCGTCAAAAGCAGCATCGCGAACGAAGCCCCCCCAAGAAGATATACATCCACCCCGCGACGTCAAACAGCCACATCCACCGTGCCCACCGCCCGAGGTCCCGCCCCGCTCCCACGAACCAACGCCGCTTCCGGCGGCGCCGTCACGATGCCCGTACGGAAATCCACGGGCGGTTGCGCGCGCAGCCGCTCCAGGTCCGGCAGCGGCCGCGCCAGTTCCGGTTCGCGGGCCCACGCCCATTCCAGCGACTTGCAGATTTCCAGCAGCGCCAGATCCTGCCGGAAACCGCCGATCACCTGCATGCCGAAAGGCATGCCCGCATGGTCACGGCCGCAAGGCATCGATAGCGCGGGATTGGTCATCAGGGTAATGACGTACGTCAGCGCCAGCCACCGGTAGTAGTTCTCTTGCGGCTTCCCGTCGACACCGTCCAGCGCCAGCTGCGTCCACGGGAAAGGCGACACCGGCGTCGTCGGCGCCAGGATCACATCGTAGTCCTGGTACAGCGCCTGGAAAGCCTTGAACATCCGCGTCTGGTCCAGGTGCGCGGCCGTATGGTCGGCCAGCGTCATCGATGCGCCCATCTCGTAATTCGCGCGGGGATTCGGCCCCAGGTTATCCGGATCCGCCTCGTAGGCCTCGCGATACCGGGCCACGTAGTTCGCCGCGCGGATCACGTCGAAACAGCGGTGCGCCGCCGACAGATCGGGCCGCACCGGCTCGCACGTCTTGAACAAATGCCGCATCGCTTCGATCTTGGCCAGGAACACCCGGCGGATGTCCGCGTCCACATCGCACACCCCGAAATCCACGCTGTAGCCTACCCGCAGGCTGGCCAGATCCCGTGGCCGCGGGCTAGCGAACGCCGACGCGTCGACGTCGTAGGAGAGCGGGTCGCAATCCGCGCGGCCCGCGATCGCCGACAGGTGCAGGCCCACGTCGTCCATGGTGCGGCCCATCGGACCCACCACCGAAATCGGTGTCCAGCCCAGCGCGCGGCGCTCCACCGGCACCAGGCCCGGAGAAGGACGGAAACCGATCACACCGCACTTGGCGGCCGGAATACGCAAGGACCCGCCCGTATCCGATCCGGTGCATAGCGGCAGCATGTCCGTGGCCAGGGCCACCGCCGAACCGCCGGAAGAGCCGCCGCAGTTCAGGCGTGGGTCGAAGGGATTGCCCGTCGCGCCCCAGACCGGATTGCGGGTGTTGGCGCCCGCGCCCAGTTCCGGCACATTGGTCTTGCCCACCACGATGGCGCCCGCGCGCCGCATGCGCGCCACCATCAGATTGTCCGCGGCCGGGACATGGCCGCGGTACATGGGGGATCCGAAAGTCGTCAGCAGGCCTTCGGTTTCTTCCAGGTCCTTGACGCCCAGCGGCAGGCCGTGCAGCGGGCCCAGGGGCAGGCCACGCATGACGGAGTCCTCCGCGGCGCGCGCCTCGGCCATGGCGCGGTCGTAGCAGGTTGCCGTGATCGCGTTCAGGTAGGGGTTCAGCGATTCGATGCGGGCCAGGCAGGCCTGCAATAGCTCGACGGGAGAGACGGTCTTGTCGCCGATGGCGCGGCGCAATGCCACCGTGGACCAGGAGACGAGGGAATCGGCGGCGGTCGCCATGGGCATGATCCAGACAGGAAAAGACCATGCCGATTCTGGAAGTCGAGCGCGCGTCTGTCCATTAGAGTTTTTCGCAGCGCTCGTTCTCTTAATTCGAAGCGGAGCGGGATGCCGCCAGCGGCGCGCGCTACGTGAAGCGCCTTAACACAGCTCGCGCAGCCGCTGCAGCTCCTTGGCGTAGGCAAGCCGCGTGGCATAGCCGGGAATGCCGCTTTGGCGCTCGACGAAGCGATGGAATTCCCTGGAATGCTGGAGGATGTGCGTGCTGTTCTTCTTCGTGAGTGCCTTCCAGTTATTGAAGGCGGTTCCGCTTTCGATGGAGAAGGACCCCGGACCGTGGACGGTGATCCCGCCGCCGTTGGCCAGTTTTTCCCATATGAGGCGTTCGGCGGGAAGCTGTTCTCTTTCCTGCTTCAGCTTGTTCGCCAGGAATTGGGTCTCTATGCGGTGCTGCGCCCGCGGATCGCGCTGGCCGCAGTGTTCCAGTTGCGCGCGCAGCCGATCCAGGACGACCCGCTGCCTTTCCGTTTCCCGCGTCAGGTCCTGGCCGAGCTTTTCGGCCCAGCTTTTGACCGACGATTCGATCTCCGCCGCCGTGAAGCCCGGCATGACGGCGTCGCGCGGCGGCAGGTGGCCGGGGTCGGGATGGGTGAGCGCGATGGCGGGAAAGGATGGCGAAACTTCCATGGTGGCGTTCCCTCGGATGGCGCTGCGAACGCCGCAGCGCCGGTACGTGCCTGGATCGATTCGCCGGTTCCGGATGCATATGCGTGCCGGGAGACGCGCCGCGCGTCGGCCGGCAGGCGAGCGGCGCGCCAGCGAAGCCGCGCAAGACATCCGGGGCAGGATGAGGGCGCCTCAGGAAGCGAACAATGCCTGCAGGTCGACGCGCGGCGAGGCTTCCGGTTCTTCCAGCGCGAGCGTGGCCTCGATGTGCTGCAAATGATGGCGCATCAGTGCGCCGGCCTGCCGGCCGTCGCGGGCCTCGATGGCGTCGATGACCTCTTCGTGCTCGTGATAGGGGCAGGCCGGGGTATTCGGCTTGTCGTACAGCGTGATGACCAGGCAGGTCTGCGCGCACAGCTCGCGCAAGGTGCGCATCAGGATGCGATTGCCCGTGAGTTCCGCCATCAGCAAATGGAATTCGCCCGACAGGCGGATGATGACGGATCGTTCGCCCGCCTCGCGCGCCGCGGCTTCGCGGCGCACGTGGGCGCGCAGGCGGTTGATCTGCGCGGCCTTGCAGTCGCGCGCCAGTTGTTCCGCCATGGGCGGCTCGATCATGTGCCGCATGGCGAAGACTTCGCGCGCTTCCTCGACGCTGGGGCTGGCGATGAAGGCGCCGCGATTGGGGATCAGGGTGACCAGGTTCTCGTGCGCCAGGCGGGCCAGCACCTGGCGGATGCGCCCGCGCGTGCTGCCGGTGACCTCCGCCAGGTGGTCCTCCACCAGGCGCGTGCCGGGCAGCAGACGATGTTCGAATACCGCCTGCTGGAGCCTGCGGTAGATCTCTTCGTTTGCGAGCATGGAGGACGGCGCGGCGGCGGTATCCGCGGGGCGCCGGGACGAGGTCTTGTCGCGCGGGGAGTCCATAAAGACGGGGAGGCTGGTCCAGGAAGAAACGGCGGTGGGGCGGGCACCGGGCGCGGCTATCGCGCCGTCGGTCCCGGCTGACCGACATTCTAGATTGTGCGCAATCCAAAGGAAAACGGAAACGGCGCCTGGGCGGCAAATTGTCGGCGCCGGGCCACGCCCTGCATGCGGTGCCGCACCAGCCATCCCGTTCCCTTACGCGTCGCGCCCGCCTTCCTTCCGGCTGGACAGCGGGCCGTCGGGCCGGCCGGGCCGCACCACTTCTTGCGCCCACATAGTGCATTGGGCCCCGTTATGGCCCATCGCGGGCGGCGCGCAAGAGCCGACCGGGATGCCCGGCCCCACCCGCCGCCCTGGAGACAAACGTCGACGAGATTGTGCACAATCATCACGAAAAATTGGCACAGCTATTGCTTTGACTCCTGGCGGATCCCGCCCGGCTCGCCGGCGCCCCGTGTCCCTGGACCCGTACCGACCACGCACCACAGGAGCCTTCCCATGTCTTTCATCAAAGCGGTGGCAGCCCTTGCCCTGGCGACCCTGGCCGGGTCATACAGCGCCGCCCATGCCGCCGACCCCGAGATCAAGCTCGGCTTCGCCAAATGCGCGCACTGCGTGCCGATGAGCCTGACTCCCCAGCTGGCCAAGGGCGTGAAAATCGACGCCACCGCCTTCACGTCGGGCAACGATGTGCTGACGGCGCTGGTTTCCAAGAGCGTGGACGTCGCGCAGGTCACCTACCTGCACTTCGTGACGGCGCTGGACAAGGGCTTCGACGTCGTTGCGATCTCCGGGCAGGTGAACGGCGGCTCCGAGCTGCTTTCCGCGCCGGGCCTGAACCTGAAGGCCGACGATTGGGATGCGCTGAAAAAGCTGGTCGCCGAACGCAAGAAGGCCGGCCAGCCGCTGCGCGTGGCCGCCTCGCGCGGCAATGCGCAGGACCTGCACATGCGCGGCGTGCTGGCCACGCACGGCATCAATCCGGACAAGGACGTGCAGTTCATCAACATCCCCAATCCCGCCGATCATGCGGCGGCCTTGCAGCGCAACGAAATCGACCTGGTCTCCACGGTGGAGCCCTTCGCGTCGCAGATCCGCATGAACGGCGCCGGCAAGCATTTCGATTTCCCCTACGACCAGGCGGCCGGCAAGCTGACCAACCTGATCGTGACCCGCTCGGACGTCATCAAGGACAAGCCGCAAGCCGTGCAGGCCACCGTGGACGCCGTGGTGGCCCTGGTCGACAAGCTCAAGAGCGACCGCCAGGTGTGGATAGACAGCATCTCCAAATACACGGCGCTGGATCCCAAGGTCGCGGCCGCCGCGCTGGACAATGCCTATCCCGACTACGCGATGTACCAGAAGCAGACGCTGGCCATCGCCAAGATGATGAAGGACCTGCACTACGTGTCCACGGACGTCGGCGCGCAGATCCCCGCGCACATGGATTACGGCTTCCTGGCCAAGGCCACGGGCAAATCCAAGAGCGACCTCGGCGACTGACGCCGGCGGCACGGAGAATCGCATGCGTCTATACGCCCACAAAGAGCGGCTGGTGGTGCCCGTCGTCGTCCTGCTGGCCTGGGAGGCATTCTCCCGGTCCGGGCTGATCCCGCCCGCCCTGCTGCCCGCGCCGTCGCGCGTCATCCTGACCTGGGCCGACTGGATCTTCGGCACCGACGGCAGCACGCAGTCCTACAGCGGCGAATGGCTGCCGGCCGCCTTCGCCAGCCTGATGCGGGTGCTGGCCGGCTATGCCATCGCGGCCGCCAGCGGGATTTTGCTGGGCATCGCCATCGGGTGGTGGCGCTGGGTGGAAAAGACCATAGAACCCACGATACAGGTGCTGCGGCCCATCCCGCCCGTCTCCTGGATTCCGCTGGCGATCATCTGGTTCGGCATCGCCAACAAGCCGGCGATTTTCCTGGTGTTCCTGGGCGCATTCTTTCCCATCCTGATGAATACCATCCATGGCGTGAAGAACGTCGACCGCAACCTGATCCGCGCCGCCGCCATGATGGACGCGACGCAGTGGCAACTGCTGCGCCACGTGGTACTGCCGGCCGCCCTGCCCAGCATCTTCTCGGGCCTGCGCATCGCCATCGGTTCGGCCTGGATGCTGACGGTGACCGCCGAGATGGTGGCGGTCAAGAGCGGCCTGGGCTATTCGCTGTGGGATTCCTACTACTTCCTGCGCTATGACCTGGTCATCGCGGCCATGGTCAGCATCGGGCTGCTGGGCTATCTGTCGGACCTGCTGCTCAAGACCATCATGAACGCCTGCCTGCACTGGCAGCGCGGCTCCACGCTGCAGGGCAGCCACCAAGGCGCGGGAGGCGCTCGATGAGCCACGTCGTTTTCGAAAGCATAGGCAAGACCTTCTACGACGCCCGCCGCAATACGGAGCTGCTGACGCTGAAGGACGTCTCCCTGAGCGTCGGCCGGCATGAATTGCTCTGCCTGCTGGGGCCGTCGGGCTGCGGCAAGTCCACGCTGCTGAACATGCTGGCGGGCTTCGAACAGCCGACCACGGGCCGCGTCACCGTGGAAGGCAAACCCGTCACGCGGCCCGGCGCGGACCGCGGCATGGTGTTCCAGCAGGCCACGCTGATGCCCTGGCTGCCCGTGTGGGACAACGTGGCCTTTCCCTACCGCCTGCGCGGCAAGCCGCGCGACGAGCGGCGCAAGCTGGCGCAGCCCTATATCGACCTGGTCGGCCTGACCGGGTTCGAGGACCACTATCCCTCGGAGCTCTCCGGCGGCATGAGCCAGCGCGTGGGCATCGCCCGCGCGCTGCTGCTGAACCCCGGCGTGATCCTGATGGACGAGCCTTTCGCCGCGCTGGACGCGCAGACCAAGGCGGATATCCAGGAAGAACTGGTGTCCATCTGGCAGAAGTCCCGGTCGACCATCGTCTTCGTCACGCACAGCGTGGAGGAAGCGCTGATACTGGGCACCCAGGTCGCCGTCATGACGCACCGGCCGGGGCGCATCCGCGAGCTGATACCCATAGACCTGCCGCGCCCGCGCGACACCACCTCGGCGGTGTTCAACGAGATCAAGCGCCACGTCCTGGCCCTGATCCGCGAGGAAGCGGCGCTGGCGCGCGCCGCGTGATCGACCTCGCCCGCCGGCCTTCCGAACCCCCACGCTGGAAATCCGACCATGACCACGAAAAGGCTGCTCCTGGGCATGCTGACCCCTTCTTCCAATACCGTGCTGGAACCCGTGACCAGCGCCATGCTGGCCGGCCTGGACGAGGCCAGCGCCCACTTCGGCCGCTTTCCGGTCACGGAGATCGCCCTGTCGGACCGCGCCCTGGCGCAGTTCGACGACACGCCCATCCTGCGCGCCGCCGAACTGCTGGCGCACGGAAAAATGGACGTGATCTGCTGGAACGGCACGTCGTCCGGCTGGCTCGGGTTCGAGGCCGACCGCGACCTGTGCCGGCGCATCGAGGCGGCGACGGGCATCCCCGCCTGCACCTCCGTGCTGGCGCTGAATGAGATCTTCGAACGCACCGGCGTGAAGAACTACGCGCTGGTCACGCCCTACACCGATGACGTGCAGTCGCGCATCCTGGACAACTACGCGCGGGCCGGCTACGCATGCGTGGCCGAGCGCCACCTGGGCAAGCGCGACAATTTTTCCTTTTCCGAGGTCGACGCCGATACGCTGCGCGGCATGGTGCGCGAGGTGGCCGCCGCCCGGCCGGACGCGATCTCGATTTTCTGCACCAATCTGCGCGGCGCGCCGCTGGTAGAGGAACTCGAGCGGGAGCTTGGCATTCCCATCTACGACACCATTGCCACCGCCGTCTGGAAGTCCCTGCGCCTGGCCGGCGGCGATGTGCGGCGCGTGCGCAACTGGGGCACCTTGTTCCGGGAGGTGGCATGAACGCCGGCCACGGCGCCGCGAGCGCCCCCGGCGTCCCGAACACCGGCTATGAGCTGGTGGTGCGCAATGCGCGCGTGGCGACGGCATCCGATGTCTTCGACACCGACATCGGCGTGATCGGCGGCCGCATCGCCGCATTGGCGCGCGGGCTGCCGCCCGGCGCGCGCGAAATCGATGCGGCGGGCCGCTGGGTGTTGCCCGGCGGCGTGGACGCGCATTGCCACCTGGCGCAGAAGACCGGCGACGGCTCGGTGATGGCCGACGATTTCCTGTCGGGCACGCGCTCGGCGGCCTGCGGCGGCACCACCACGGTGATCCCCTTCGCCGCGCAATTGAAAGGCGAATCGCTGGTCCAGGCCGTGCGCGACTACCACGCGGTGGCGGATGGACAGGCCTGCGTCGACTATGCCTTCCACATGATCGTTTCCGACGCCACGCCGCGCGTGACGGAGGAAGAGCTGCCGGCGCTGATCGACCAGGGCTATACGTCGTTCAAGATCTACATGACCTACGACGACCTGAAGCTGGACGACCGCCAGATCCTGGATGTGCTGTACGCGGCGCGCCGCCACGGCGCCATGACCATGATCCACGCCGAGAGCAGCGACTGCATCGCCTGGCTGGCGGAGCGCATGCTGGCCGAAGGCCTGGATACGCCGCCCTATCACGCCTTGTCGCGCCCGCCGGTGGCCGAACGAGAGGCGACCCACCGGGCGATATCGCTGGCCGAGCTGCTGGATACCCCCATCCTGATCGTCCATGTCTCCGGCCCGGACGCCATCGAGCAGATACGCTGGGCGCAGACGCGCGGCCTGAGGATCTACGCCGAGACCTGCCCGCAGTATCTTTTCCTGACCGCCGCCGACCTGGAGGGCGACCTGCTGCACGGCGCCCGCTGCATCTGCAGCCCGCCGCCGCGCGACGAAGCCGCCCAGCAGGCGGTGTGGAACGGCCTGGCGAACGGCACCTTCCAGGTGTTCTCTTCCGACCATGCGCCTTTCCGCTTCGAGGGCGCGGGCGGCAAGAAACCGCAGGGTGAGCACACGCCCTTCAACCACGTACCCAACGGCATACCCGGGCTGGAAACCCGGCTGGCGCTGCTGTTTTCGGAGGGCGTGCTCGCAGGCCGCCTGGACATTACCGAATTCGTCGCGCTGACCGCCACGCGGCCCGCCCGGCTTTACGGCCTTTATCCCCGCAAAGGGACCATCGCCATCGGCGCGGATGCCGACATGGTGGTCTGGGACACCGGCGCAGCGCGCGTCATCCGCAACGCCGACCTGCACCACAACGTCGACTACACGCCCTACGAGGGGCGCACCGTGCACGCCTGGCCGGCGATCACCCTGAGCCGCGGCCAGGTGGTCTATGCCGACGGCGTGTTCCAGGGCCGGGCGGGACATGGACGCTTCCTGGCCTGCGAGCGACCGGAACCGGCGCGCCCGCGCCGCGCGGCGCGGCGCCACGCGCCCTGGCTGGCCGCGCTGTCGCGCATGGATCCCATCGCCCAGGCCCCATCCGGCGGCAAGGCGGGCCGGGAATGAAGGCCCGCGGCAACGCGGAAGCGGGCGCGGGCGCGGCGGCGCGCTTCGACCTGCTGATCGCCGGCGCCACCGCCCTGACGGCGGACCCGTCGCGCCCCTGCATCGAAGCGGCCTGCATCGGTGTGCGCGACGGCCGCATCGCCTGGATCGGCGATGCGCCGCCGCCCGGCGCCACCGCCACGCGCACGCTGGATGGCACGGGACACGTGGCCACGCCCGGCTT is from Bordetella bronchialis and encodes:
- a CDS encoding amidase, producing the protein MATAADSLVSWSTVALRRAIGDKTVSPVELLQACLARIESLNPYLNAITATCYDRAMAEARAAEDSVMRGLPLGPLHGLPLGVKDLEETEGLLTTFGSPMYRGHVPAADNLMVARMRRAGAIVVGKTNVPELGAGANTRNPVWGATGNPFDPRLNCGGSSGGSAVALATDMLPLCTGSDTGGSLRIPAAKCGVIGFRPSPGLVPVERRALGWTPISVVGPMGRTMDDVGLHLSAIAGRADCDPLSYDVDASAFASPRPRDLASLRVGYSVDFGVCDVDADIRRVFLAKIEAMRHLFKTCEPVRPDLSAAHRCFDVIRAANYVARYREAYEADPDNLGPNPRANYEMGASMTLADHTAAHLDQTRMFKAFQALYQDYDVILAPTTPVSPFPWTQLALDGVDGKPQENYYRWLALTYVITLMTNPALSMPCGRDHAGMPFGMQVIGGFRQDLALLEICKSLEWAWAREPELARPLPDLERLRAQPPVDFRTGIVTAPPEAALVRGSGAGPRAVGTVDVAV
- a CDS encoding ABC transporter permease, producing MRAFFRVMREHPTIAVGGLLLLLLILVAVLAPWLHTVDPTALSPINRTRPPSERFWFGTDLLGRDVYSRVIYGARVSLIVGFTVAVLSTVAGVAIGLAAGFVRWIDAVAMRIMDGFMSIPTILLAIALISLSRASLHNVIVAITLAEIPRVVRLVRGVVLSLREQPYVEAAVAAGASRLRVVLRHILPNTVAPLTVQATYICGVAILAEAGLSFIGAGVPPATPSWGNIMAEGRALWQIKPYLIAFPAIFLSVTILAINMLGDGLRDAIDPRMAKRI
- a CDS encoding IS256 family transposase, translating into MATRKKNPPKELPAIPAELVEQLVKGPMTAEAVQDLSMAFKKALIERALGAELGHHLGYAPGQRSETATNRRNGTSSKTVLTDDGAISVDVPRDRDGSFAPILIPKHERRFTGFDDKIIAMYARGMTVREIQAFLLEQYGTEVSPEFISSVTDAVVEEVTAWQTRPLETMYPVVFFDALRVKIREDGVVRNKAVYLALAILADGTRDVLGLWIEQTEGAKFWMKVFNELKTRGTQDILIAVTDGLKGMEQALNAVFPATTLQTCIVHLMRSSLDYASWKERRAVAAALRPIYSAPTVEAAQAELARFEQGLWGQRYAPIAQAWRSAWDRVIPFFTFPPAIRKIIYTTNAIESINAQLRRAVKTRGHFPSDEAATKLLWLVLRNITGTWGSSTHEWKAAMNQFAIIYAERFTNPYR
- a CDS encoding GntR family transcriptional regulator, producing the protein MLANEEIYRRLQQAVFEHRLLPGTRLVEDHLAEVTGSTRGRIRQVLARLAHENLVTLIPNRGAFIASPSVEEAREVFAMRHMIEPPMAEQLARDCKAAQINRLRAHVRREAAAREAGERSVIIRLSGEFHLLMAELTGNRILMRTLRELCAQTCLVITLYDKPNTPACPYHEHEEVIDAIEARDGRQAGALMRHHLQHIEATLALEEPEASPRVDLQALFAS
- a CDS encoding ABC transporter permease, which codes for MFSYVLRRLLATLPVMLFVALFVFALLDLAPGDPAALLAGEDATAQDIARIRATLGLDQPFLVRFGHWIWGVLHGDLGTSLFTSQPVSYMIGQRLAPTFSLMIMTLILSVAVAVPLGALAAWRHNAWQDRGIMVGAVLGFSVPSFVVGYLLAWVLGLQLRWFPVQGYVPLSRGLWASLYTLVLPALALGSVYIALITRITRATLLETLSQDYVRTARAKGVHDRTLLFRHALKNAAVPILTVIGSGVALLISGTVITETVFSIPGLGRLTVDAILRRDYPVIQGVILLFSFMYVLINLAVDLLYRVFDPRIKY
- a CDS encoding ABC transporter substrate-binding protein, which translates into the protein MSFIKAVAALALATLAGSYSAAHAADPEIKLGFAKCAHCVPMSLTPQLAKGVKIDATAFTSGNDVLTALVSKSVDVAQVTYLHFVTALDKGFDVVAISGQVNGGSELLSAPGLNLKADDWDALKKLVAERKKAGQPLRVAASRGNAQDLHMRGVLATHGINPDKDVQFINIPNPADHAAALQRNEIDLVSTVEPFASQIRMNGAGKHFDFPYDQAAGKLTNLIVTRSDVIKDKPQAVQATVDAVVALVDKLKSDRQVWIDSISKYTALDPKVAAAALDNAYPDYAMYQKQTLAIAKMMKDLHYVSTDVGAQIPAHMDYGFLAKATGKSKSDLGD